The following proteins come from a genomic window of Acetivibrio cellulolyticus CD2:
- the glnA gene encoding type I glutamate--ammonia ligase yields the protein MDMETICKLIDDNDVQFIRLQFTDILGHLKNVAITKSQLENAFNNKIMFDGSSIEGFVRIEESDMYLRPDLDTFVILPWRPSEERVARLICDVYDPEGYPFQGDPRYQLKKALEEAEEMGYIFQVGAECEFFIFHTDESGMSTNITHDKSGYFDLEPIDLGGDIRREICLVLSKMGFEVETSHHEVAVGQHEVDFKYSNALKAADNIMTFKLAVRAIAKKYGLCATFMPKPLEGENGSGLHINMSLMKDGQNIFYDRNDPKGNGLSQEAYYFISGIMEHIKAMTAINNPTVNSYKRLIKGYEAPVYICWSCKNRSPLIRVPASRGCATRVELRSPDPTANPYLVLAACLKAGLDGIKKCSEPPEQVSSNIFKMKKSERRKLGIDNLPDNLEKALKELKKDEVIKEAIGQHVLKCFLKLKKKELKEFRNNIAAWELNKYLNY from the coding sequence ATGGATATGGAAACCATTTGTAAGTTGATTGATGATAACGATGTTCAATTTATTCGACTGCAATTTACTGACATTTTAGGGCACTTGAAAAATGTCGCAATTACTAAGAGTCAATTGGAGAATGCGTTTAATAATAAAATCATGTTTGATGGCTCGTCTATTGAAGGTTTTGTGAGGATTGAGGAATCCGATATGTATTTGCGGCCTGATCTGGATACATTTGTAATATTACCGTGGAGACCATCTGAAGAGCGTGTGGCAAGGCTTATTTGTGATGTATATGATCCGGAAGGATATCCATTTCAAGGGGATCCAAGGTATCAATTGAAAAAGGCACTTGAGGAAGCTGAGGAAATGGGATATATATTTCAGGTTGGTGCGGAATGTGAGTTTTTTATATTTCATACAGATGAATCTGGAATGTCTACAAATATAACTCATGACAAATCCGGTTACTTTGATTTGGAACCCATTGATTTAGGAGGGGATATCAGGCGTGAAATATGTCTGGTATTAAGTAAGATGGGATTTGAAGTTGAAACTTCTCACCATGAGGTGGCAGTGGGCCAACATGAGGTGGATTTCAAGTACAGTAATGCTCTTAAGGCTGCGGACAATATCATGACTTTTAAACTTGCAGTCCGGGCAATAGCAAAAAAATACGGATTATGTGCAACCTTTATGCCAAAGCCTCTGGAAGGAGAGAATGGTTCTGGTTTACACATTAATATGTCTTTGATGAAGGACGGACAGAATATTTTTTATGACAGGAATGATCCTAAGGGCAACGGCTTGAGTCAGGAGGCATATTATTTTATTTCAGGAATAATGGAACATATAAAAGCAATGACAGCAATAAACAATCCTACTGTCAACTCATACAAAAGGTTGATAAAAGGTTATGAGGCACCGGTATATATATGCTGGTCATGTAAGAACAGAAGTCCTTTGATCAGAGTGCCGGCGTCAAGAGGTTGTGCAACAAGGGTAGAACTCAGGTCACCTGATCCAACTGCCAATCCCTATCTTGTTTTAGCAGCATGTTTGAAAGCAGGACTTGATGGAATAAAGAAATGCTCTGAACCTCCTGAACAGGTCTCAAGTAACATATTTAAGATGAAGAAGAGTGAAAGAAGAAAACTGGGGATTGATAATTTGCCGGACAATCTGGAAAAGGCCTTGAAAGAGTTGAAAAAGGATGAAGTTATAAAAGAGGCGATTGGGCAGCATGTTCTGAAATGCTTTTTGAAGCTCAAGAAAAAGGAATTGAAGGAATTCAGAAATAACATAGCAGCATGGGAATTGAATAAATACCTGAACTATTAA